A single genomic interval of Selenobaculum gibii harbors:
- a CDS encoding nucleoside recognition domain-containing protein: MGFGCNAAGVIACRIIDSPRERLIAILTNNFAPCNGRFPTLILLSTLFVSSCFVENYNSLVTTLSITSIVLLGIATTFFTAWFLSKTLLKGTPSSNILELPPYRLPQVGAVIYRSIIDRTFFVLKRAIYMAAPAGAVIWLVANIPLGDTTLLSYLTHLLDAPAYYLGVDGVILLAFILGLPANEIVVPIMLMAYLSTGQMVEIENLATLKEVFLNNHWTLLTAINTMLLCLLHYPCSTTLLTIHKETGSKKWTAIAFLLPTILGLILCLITTFLARTFGLFV, from the coding sequence ATGGGGTTTGGCTGTAATGCCGCTGGCGTTATTGCCTGTCGCATCATTGACTCACCACGTGAACGATTAATTGCAATATTAACCAATAATTTTGCACCATGCAATGGTAGATTTCCAACGTTGATTTTACTCTCAACTTTATTTGTTTCTTCTTGTTTTGTCGAAAATTATAATTCTTTAGTTACAACATTGAGCATTACGTCTATCGTCTTATTAGGCATCGCTACGACTTTTTTCACGGCATGGTTTTTATCCAAAACTTTACTCAAAGGAACCCCCTCTTCTAATATTCTTGAGCTACCACCCTATCGTCTGCCACAAGTAGGTGCTGTTATTTACCGTTCTATCATTGATCGTACATTTTTCGTGTTAAAGCGTGCAATTTATATGGCTGCTCCAGCCGGTGCAGTGATTTGGCTTGTTGCCAATATTCCTCTCGGTGACACAACTCTGTTAAGTTATCTTACCCACCTCCTAGATGCTCCAGCTTATTATCTTGGTGTAGATGGCGTAATCCTCCTCGCTTTTATTCTCGGCTTGCCGGCAAATGAAATCGTTGTTCCAATCATGTTAATGGCCTACCTTTCTACAGGGCAAATGGTTGAGATTGAGAACCTTGCCACATTAAAAGAAGTATTTCTTAATAATCACTGGACACTATTGACTGCAATTAATACAATGCTGCTTTGCCTACTGCATTATCCATGCAGCACAACATTGTTAACAATTCACAAAGAAACTGGCAGTAAAAAATGGACGGCAATTGCTTTTCTTCTTCCAACAATCCTTGGCTTAATTTTATGCTTAATCACAACATTCCTTGCACGTACTTTCGGGCTTTTCGTATAA
- a CDS encoding DEAD/DEAH box helicase family protein, which translates to MPEKRKIMKDYMQGKTLNELFIQNVITERYYQKEAVFAACDNLRRGRRKSLLVMASGTGKTKTAISLSDIFMRSGLVKNILFLTDNTVLVTQAKEEFKRYLPEILLGESMNEMETEKCNVIFSNYSDLFNITCKAQIDLIIIDEIHRSVLKNYHEFFEEFSSIIVGFTSTPRLYIDQKIYDFFEVESGMPTYAYEYETAVYKDGVLVPYYNIETMTNFSDETTVYDDLSIEEQAKYEDDFIGITAKIGRTLSPYLKQYLFNQPKVDMVLKELMKKGIKFATKDCLGKTIIFAQNKEHAQYIVERFNVIYPEYRGDFAKCISFNDTNAQAIVNDFKQVAKEPHIIVSSDMMDTGIDVSEVVNLVFFKKVYSKTRFWQMVGRGARNCKGLACLDDQSGAYVNKRYFYIFDYLRNFEFFRAHKELIENGEIESLAETIFCNRVRLIQALQTKKFIGTDYQAWRNTLIDVVYQQIQTLKKELSKAKLQMRHVEQYKDRDAFSRISEQDKYSLIHLIAPLVSMNDTDEAAKRFDCLMYSMMIAQLENETDFEQYKNRLIRICTQLLVHCSESMAVRKKIPLLKDVAAEEFWVKVDVLTMECIRGDIRDLVNYLVIYDEEKVAFFNPTKRKSKSKSKVFL; encoded by the coding sequence ATGCCAGAAAAGCGGAAAATCATGAAGGATTATATGCAGGGCAAGACACTAAATGAACTTTTCATTCAAAATGTGATTACAGAGCGTTATTATCAAAAAGAAGCAGTTTTTGCAGCTTGTGATAATCTTAGGCGAGGACGCAGAAAAAGTCTCTTGGTCATGGCGTCCGGAACGGGAAAAACGAAAACCGCGATAAGCTTAAGTGATATATTTATGCGGAGCGGATTGGTGAAAAATATTTTATTTTTAACGGACAATACGGTTTTAGTTACGCAAGCAAAAGAGGAGTTTAAGCGGTATTTACCAGAAATATTATTGGGTGAATCGATGAATGAAATGGAAACGGAGAAGTGTAATGTCATTTTTTCCAATTATTCTGATCTATTCAATATTACTTGTAAAGCGCAGATCGACTTAATTATTATTGATGAAATTCATCGAAGTGTTTTAAAAAATTATCATGAATTTTTTGAGGAATTCTCTTCAATTATTGTTGGATTTACTTCAACACCAAGGCTATATATTGATCAAAAGATATATGATTTCTTTGAAGTAGAATCAGGAATGCCAACCTATGCATATGAGTATGAAACAGCAGTTTATAAAGATGGTGTGTTAGTTCCGTATTACAATATAGAAACAATGACAAATTTTTCGGATGAAACTACTGTATATGATGATTTAAGTATAGAGGAGCAAGCAAAATATGAGGATGATTTTATAGGAATCACAGCAAAAATAGGACGGACTCTTTCGCCTTATTTAAAGCAATATCTTTTTAACCAACCTAAAGTTGATATGGTTTTAAAGGAATTAATGAAAAAGGGAATTAAATTTGCGACAAAGGATTGTTTAGGTAAAACAATTATCTTTGCACAAAATAAAGAACATGCGCAATACATAGTCGAGAGATTTAATGTCATTTACCCAGAGTATAGAGGGGATTTTGCAAAATGTATTTCTTTTAATGATACAAATGCACAGGCAATCGTTAACGATTTTAAACAAGTCGCGAAAGAACCGCATATTATTGTATCGTCGGATATGATGGATACGGGAATTGATGTGTCCGAAGTGGTAAATCTAGTATTTTTTAAAAAAGTATACTCAAAAACTCGGTTTTGGCAGATGGTAGGGCGAGGTGCCCGGAACTGTAAAGGATTGGCTTGTCTGGATGACCAGTCAGGCGCATACGTGAATAAACGATATTTTTATATCTTTGATTACTTACGAAACTTTGAATTTTTTCGTGCGCATAAGGAGCTTATCGAAAATGGAGAAATAGAATCTTTAGCGGAAACAATTTTTTGTAATCGTGTGCGTTTAATTCAAGCGTTACAGACAAAAAAATTTATTGGTACAGATTATCAGGCCTGGCGTAATACATTAATTGATGTTGTGTATCAACAGATACAAACTTTAAAGAAAGAATTATCAAAGGCTAAATTGCAGATGCGTCATGTTGAGCAATATAAAGACCGTGATGCATTTTCCCGTATATCTGAACAGGATAAATATTCGTTAATTCATTTAATTGCACCGCTTGTTTCTATGAATGATACGGATGAAGCGGCAAAAAGATTTGATTGTCTTATGTATAGTATGATGATTGCCCAATTGGAGAATGAAACGGATTTTGAGCAATATAAGAATAGATTGATACGGATATGTACACAGTTATTGGTTCATTGTAGTGAGAGTATGGCAGTAAGAAAAAAGATACCTTTACTTAAAGATGTTGCTGCAGAAGAGTTTTGGGTCAAGGTTGATGTTTTAACAATGGAATGTATACGGGGGGATATACGGGATTTGGTCAATTACCTTGTAATCTATGATGAAGAGAAAGTAGCTTTTTTCAATCCGACGAAAAGAAAGAGTAAAAGTAAAAGCAAAGTATTTCTATAA
- a CDS encoding PAS domain-containing hybrid sensor histidine kinase/response regulator, with protein sequence MELYRKDTITSKDIQVIESKLLGKIRQAIDGGVVAFYTKPGLPLCYLGGNMLALLGYRSYEEFVERTQKQIADIFLPSDYRLFKATLRNHSEEKDAFSLEHRLVKQDGNIIWVKSYIESFFDKDGQIVVVLVCMLIQDKKVYEEQSVELSLYKEGSKGGTFRALLDQDFTILSANDLFYKICGYTRQEFDIELENKAKKIICSEDFATIMRKIDKAILRNKAELTWEMRIIKRSGEICWIFISGRLLEEKGYFLLEGFAMDCTERKQAEIAIRLSEERYRIALDRTNTYVWDYDFIQRCIIQTKRSMEINGLPEVIENVPQSLIEIDHVHPDSVKAFLDLYKRLHEGESYVNAIYRTKDSNGEYWWEKVSYTVIFDEEGNPLRAIGVSEDVSIREESENRYRRELAYRDVITPNLYVSYRVNLSKGSVKPYKINIKKNNEIVFVHTYEQLIGAEIRRIPDRVEQEKCYAILSHHELIRAFKEGKEAVFAEYHRKDSQNYVVWVRVSAKLTTEPNTGDCIAFIYIHNIDEYKRAELEQKNLIQRYENEIRMSYDAVFEIDYKRETVHSLAFESGSIKKIQIGDGSFAVAKKTWFDHCRPGAARDECVRISNEETLTEIFKSGCHEISYTLERLDNKTNEYLWYTYWLRKVEWEEHGEKIAMLYMKNVDLERRRQEEHNKVLNVALDSAERANKAKSEFLSRMSHDIRTPMNAIMGMATIAKECLHSPEKVAECLNKIDLSAKYLLSLLNDVLDVAKIESGKMVIHKKEFSLKKFLDDLHNLCKDKATEKNIDFKIDIAPEINHKLEGDVLHLNQILINLLSNAFQYTNIGGKVELEIRQLERTTISTILQFTVRDDGIGIKPEFMEKIFLPFEQDTERTDPKRMGTGLGLSIVHSLVNLMDGVITVDSKVGLGSNFTVKIPFGLAKRRYLMSLEEEDDMLPIIKRKYFFNNERILLVEDNDINQEIIEVFLEEVNLNTEIAVNGKEAVDKFAGSPIGYYSLILMDIRMPIMDGREATKFIRKMDRADACRIPIVALSADAFSEDVRYSERIGMNDYIVKPVNKDFLFSVLDKYLVK encoded by the coding sequence ATGGAACTATATAGAAAAGATACGATAACATCGAAAGATATTCAAGTGATTGAATCTAAGTTGCTGGGAAAAATTCGGCAGGCTATTGATGGAGGTGTCGTTGCTTTTTATACAAAACCTGGATTGCCGCTTTGCTATTTGGGCGGTAACATGTTAGCGCTGCTTGGATACAGAAGTTATGAAGAGTTTGTAGAACGGACTCAAAAGCAGATAGCAGATATATTTTTGCCTAGTGACTATCGCTTATTCAAAGCGACATTAAGAAATCATAGTGAAGAAAAGGATGCCTTTTCTTTGGAGCATCGCTTAGTAAAACAAGATGGAAATATTATATGGGTGAAAAGCTATATTGAAAGTTTTTTTGATAAAGACGGACAAATTGTCGTCGTTCTTGTATGTATGTTGATTCAAGATAAAAAAGTATATGAAGAGCAAAGTGTTGAATTGTCTTTATATAAAGAGGGGTCTAAAGGAGGAACTTTTCGCGCTTTACTAGATCAGGATTTTACAATTTTATCGGCAAATGATTTATTTTATAAGATTTGCGGGTATACGAGGCAAGAATTTGATATAGAATTAGAAAATAAAGCAAAAAAAATTATTTGCTCAGAGGATTTTGCTACTATTATGCGTAAAATTGATAAAGCAATTTTACGCAATAAAGCAGAGCTTACTTGGGAGATGCGGATTATAAAACGCTCAGGTGAGATTTGCTGGATTTTTATCAGTGGCCGCTTACTGGAGGAAAAAGGATATTTCCTTTTGGAAGGTTTTGCGATGGATTGTACTGAACGCAAACAGGCGGAAATTGCAATCCGGTTAAGTGAAGAACGCTATAGAATTGCTTTAGATCGAACGAATACTTATGTTTGGGATTATGATTTCATTCAAAGATGCATTATTCAAACAAAACGATCAATGGAGATTAATGGGCTTCCAGAAGTGATTGAAAATGTGCCGCAGAGTTTAATTGAAATTGATCACGTGCATCCTGATAGCGTTAAAGCTTTTTTAGATTTATACAAAAGGCTTCATGAAGGGGAAAGTTATGTAAATGCTATCTATAGAACAAAAGATTCTAATGGCGAATACTGGTGGGAAAAGGTAAGTTATACGGTTATTTTTGATGAAGAGGGAAATCCATTACGTGCAATTGGCGTATCAGAAGATGTATCCATTCGTGAAGAGTCAGAAAATAGATATCGACGTGAATTGGCTTATCGAGATGTGATAACGCCGAATTTATATGTGTCCTATAGGGTAAATTTATCAAAGGGGTCTGTTAAGCCTTATAAAATAAACATAAAGAAAAATAATGAGATTGTATTTGTACATACCTATGAACAGTTGATAGGGGCAGAAATAAGAAGAATCCCTGATCGGGTGGAGCAAGAAAAATGTTATGCAATTTTGAGCCATCACGAGTTAATAAGAGCCTTTAAAGAAGGTAAAGAGGCAGTTTTTGCAGAATATCATCGCAAAGATTCTCAAAATTATGTGGTTTGGGTGAGAGTAAGTGCTAAGCTTACTACGGAACCCAATACGGGTGATTGTATTGCTTTTATTTATATTCATAATATTGATGAATATAAGCGGGCCGAACTTGAGCAGAAAAATTTGATTCAGCGGTATGAAAATGAAATTCGAATGTCTTATGATGCTGTATTCGAAATTGATTATAAACGTGAAACTGTACATTCACTAGCATTTGAAAGTGGGAGTATAAAAAAAATTCAGATTGGTGATGGATCATTTGCGGTAGCAAAGAAAACTTGGTTTGATCATTGTCGTCCGGGAGCGGCTCGTGATGAATGCGTCAGAATTTCAAATGAAGAAACATTGACAGAAATTTTTAAGTCTGGTTGTCATGAAATTAGTTATACTCTAGAGCGATTGGATAATAAGACCAATGAATATTTATGGTATACGTATTGGCTTAGAAAAGTAGAGTGGGAAGAGCATGGCGAGAAAATTGCAATGCTGTACATGAAAAATGTGGATTTGGAAAGACGTCGCCAAGAAGAGCATAATAAAGTGCTGAATGTAGCATTAGACAGTGCAGAACGTGCAAATAAGGCAAAAAGTGAATTTTTATCGCGGATGTCACATGATATTCGAACGCCGATGAATGCGATTATGGGAATGGCTACTATAGCGAAAGAATGTCTGCATTCACCAGAAAAAGTCGCAGAATGTTTAAACAAAATTGATTTATCTGCGAAATATTTGTTATCTTTGCTCAATGATGTACTTGATGTAGCAAAGATTGAGAGTGGAAAAATGGTGATTCATAAAAAGGAATTTTCACTCAAAAAGTTTTTAGATGATTTGCATAACTTATGTAAGGATAAAGCCACTGAAAAAAATATTGATTTTAAAATTGATATAGCACCAGAAATTAATCATAAACTGGAAGGGGATGTACTGCATTTAAATCAAATTCTAATTAATTTGCTGAGTAATGCGTTTCAATATACGAATATTGGAGGAAAAGTGGAGTTAGAAATTAGGCAGTTAGAAAGAACTACGATTTCTACCATTTTGCAATTTACCGTTAGAGATGATGGGATTGGGATAAAGCCCGAGTTTATGGAGAAAATTTTCTTACCATTTGAGCAGGATACAGAACGTACTGACCCCAAAAGAATGGGAACTGGATTAGGTTTGTCCATTGTACATAGTCTAGTTAATTTAATGGATGGCGTTATCACTGTGGATAGCAAGGTTGGTTTAGGCAGTAATTTTACAGTGAAGATTCCGTTTGGATTAGCAAAACGAAGATATTTGATGTCCTTGGAAGAAGAGGATGATATGCTGCCAATAATAAAGCGGAAATATTTCTTTAATAATGAAAGAATTTTATTGGTGGAGGACAATGACATTAATCAAGAGATTATAGAAGTCTTTTTGGAAGAAGTAAATTTAAATACGGAAATCGCTGTAAATGGGAAGGAAGCAGTAGATAAATTTGCTGGTTCCCCTATCGGTTATTATAGTTTAATTCTTATGGACATCAGAATGCCAATTATGGACGGGCGTGAGGCTACGAAATTTATTCGAAAAATGGATAGAGCGGATGCCTGCCGAATTCCAATCGTAGCGCTTTCGGCAGATGCTTTTTCAGAAGATGTTAGATATTCAGAGCGCATTGGAATGAATGATTATATTGTAAAACCAGTAAATAAAGATTTTTTATTTAGTGTATTGGATAAATATTTAGTTAAATGA
- a CDS encoding putative bifunctional diguanylate cyclase/phosphodiesterase has translation MVKTMDWELPLINSLKNISMYIINKGTYEILYVSDNLKQFFYDRGNGCTCYSFAGYEKICKNCPVLKETDEPIIDSVIHSEILHTDLNMTVVSILWRGVTPAYALIFSKITPFGAENGQIKFFDTYDRLTGIYNKEAFYKATRKLLFNNLTGDYFIILLNINNFKVINDLYGIEAGDELLRFIANKFAEIVKKTSDLPFSGTYGRIGSDVFAMCLIDEENKIDKVAHLIKESLDSYPLAIKISPSCGVFKIEDKDLPIEIMCDRADLALQSVKNKFIQLYAVYNDNMRNIILEEQEILNDMHTAIEENQFTIFLQPKYNMLLDSIVGAEALVRWNHPTKGMIPPYKFIPLFERNGFILKMDEYVWELACKTLRRWIDEGKTPLPISVNISRMHFYNPNLCNIFINLAEKYQIPPKLLELELTESAYTENPQQLYAVMEHLRSYGFVFSMDDFGSGYSSLNMLKDVAIDVLKIDLNFLRNSNQSERGQKILQATIRMAQSLDLPVIAEGVETREHVDFLLRSGCMFAQGYCFSKPVPIEEYEQKVSESQIKSRKAKKQEHL, from the coding sequence ATGGTGAAAACAATGGATTGGGAGCTGCCATTGATTAATAGTTTGAAGAATATCAGTATGTATATTATTAATAAAGGCACGTATGAAATTTTATATGTTAGTGATAATTTAAAACAATTTTTTTATGATCGTGGAAATGGGTGTACCTGTTATTCATTTGCAGGTTATGAAAAAATATGTAAAAATTGTCCGGTATTAAAGGAAACTGATGAGCCAATTATAGATTCAGTGATACATAGTGAAATCCTTCATACGGATTTAAACATGACAGTTGTTTCAATTTTGTGGAGAGGCGTGACTCCCGCCTATGCGCTTATATTTAGTAAAATTACTCCATTTGGAGCTGAGAACGGACAGATAAAGTTTTTTGATACATATGACCGCCTGACGGGAATATATAATAAAGAAGCATTTTATAAAGCGACACGGAAACTTTTATTTAACAATTTAACGGGAGATTATTTTATTATTTTACTTAATATCAATAATTTTAAAGTGATCAATGATTTATATGGAATTGAAGCGGGAGATGAATTATTGCGTTTTATTGCAAATAAGTTTGCGGAAATCGTGAAGAAAACATCGGACTTGCCCTTTAGTGGAACGTACGGGCGGATAGGATCGGATGTTTTTGCAATGTGTTTAATAGATGAAGAAAATAAAATAGATAAAGTTGCACATCTAATTAAAGAAAGTCTGGATAGTTACCCGCTAGCGATAAAAATATCGCCTTCTTGCGGGGTGTTTAAGATTGAGGATAAAGATTTACCGATAGAAATTATGTGTGATCGGGCGGATTTAGCGCTACAGAGTGTTAAAAATAAATTTATTCAGCTTTATGCAGTGTATAACGATAATATGCGAAATATTATTTTAGAAGAACAAGAAATTTTAAATGATATGCATACGGCGATAGAAGAAAATCAGTTTACAATTTTTTTGCAGCCTAAATATAATATGCTTTTAGACTCCATTGTTGGAGCAGAAGCTTTAGTTCGTTGGAATCATCCGACGAAGGGGATGATTCCTCCCTATAAATTTATTCCTTTGTTTGAGCGGAATGGATTTATTTTAAAGATGGATGAGTATGTATGGGAATTGGCTTGCAAAACACTTAGGAGATGGATCGATGAAGGAAAAACCCCTCTCCCTATATCTGTAAATATTTCGCGTATGCATTTTTATAACCCTAACCTTTGCAATATTTTTATTAATTTAGCAGAGAAGTATCAAATTCCGCCGAAACTGTTAGAGCTCGAATTAACAGAAAGTGCATATACGGAAAATCCTCAACAGCTTTATGCCGTTATGGAACATCTACGCTCCTATGGATTTGTATTTTCAATGGATGATTTTGGAAGTGGGTATTCATCTTTAAATATGCTAAAAGATGTTGCGATTGATGTGTTAAAGATTGATTTGAATTTTTTAAGAAATTCAAATCAATCAGAGCGGGGGCAGAAGATTTTGCAAGCGACAATTCGCATGGCACAGAGCCTTGATTTACCGGTTATTGCTGAGGGGGTAGAAACTAGAGAACATGTTGATTTTTTATTGCGTTCTGGCTGTATGTTTGCGCAAGGATATTGCTTTTCAAAACCAGTCCCAATAGAAGAATATGAACAAAAAGTTTCTGAAAGTCAAATAAAATCAAGAAAGGCAAAAAAGCAGGAGCATCTTTAA
- a CDS encoding fructose-1,6-bisphosphatase, with the protein MNYSQQKYKYLYLLSEKYPTIQEVYAEIIHLQAILDLPKGTEHFMSDLHGEYEAFYHILNNCSGVIREKVDFLFARTLTAEQCAEFCTLIYYPKEKLETLQEKEFLTAEWYEITIYRLIKLAKFVASKYTRSKVRKAMPKVYRYILDELLHAQPKEHVNQLSYHKKIVDTLISIKSANDFIIAFSKMIKRLAVDHLHIVGDIFDRGMRPDAIIDMLIEHHSLDIEWGNHDILWMGAAAGSEACIATVIRNSLSYRNMDVLEKGYAISLRPLSLFAAKIYPDENSISASKKAISMILFKLEGQLIYRNPEFKMEDRLLLHKIDRNTSSITIDGKILPLKSAYFPTLSQLSPYILTEEEAQIMRDLRITFQESEKLHKHIRFLYKKGSMYRCYNQNLLFHGCIPLDENGDFANITFDGKTYFGKSYMDYADKKAREAYFGIKQQKNLDFMWYLWCGSKSPLSGRKIKTFERDIVDDPFSWAEPKNPYYHYSNSEKTCDMILKEFNLSTKRGHIINGHVPVKVINGENPVRGNGKAIVIDGGFCRAYQKTTGIAGYTLIYNSYGLRLMSHQPFSNSQKSLEKNEDIESKSKIIEQMQTRIMVNDTDLGEEIKIQLSDLEELLNAYKTGVLTPQE; encoded by the coding sequence ATGAATTACAGTCAGCAAAAATATAAATATCTTTACTTACTATCTGAGAAATATCCTACAATTCAAGAAGTGTATGCTGAGATCATTCATTTGCAAGCAATCTTAGACCTTCCAAAAGGAACTGAACATTTTATGAGTGATTTGCATGGTGAATATGAAGCCTTTTATCATATTTTAAATAATTGCTCTGGTGTTATTCGTGAAAAAGTTGATTTTTTGTTTGCAAGAACTTTAACCGCAGAGCAATGCGCCGAATTTTGTACACTAATTTATTATCCAAAAGAAAAATTAGAAACACTACAAGAAAAAGAATTTCTAACCGCTGAATGGTATGAAATAACAATTTATCGCCTTATCAAATTAGCCAAATTTGTAGCATCTAAATACACTCGATCTAAAGTACGCAAGGCAATGCCAAAAGTATATCGATATATTCTTGATGAATTGCTGCATGCGCAGCCAAAAGAGCACGTCAACCAACTTTCTTATCATAAAAAAATTGTTGATACTTTAATTTCGATTAAGAGTGCTAATGACTTTATCATCGCTTTTTCTAAAATGATAAAAAGATTAGCGGTGGATCACTTGCATATTGTTGGTGATATTTTCGATCGTGGAATGCGCCCAGATGCAATTATTGATATGCTCATTGAGCATCATTCCCTAGATATTGAATGGGGCAACCATGATATTCTCTGGATGGGTGCGGCAGCTGGCAGCGAAGCTTGTATTGCCACCGTAATTCGCAACAGCTTATCTTATCGCAATATGGATGTATTGGAGAAAGGCTATGCAATTAGCCTTCGCCCATTATCCTTATTCGCAGCCAAAATTTACCCTGACGAAAATTCGATAAGTGCTTCAAAAAAAGCGATTTCGATGATTTTATTTAAACTAGAAGGGCAATTAATTTATCGCAACCCCGAATTTAAGATGGAGGACCGCCTTTTACTTCACAAAATTGACCGCAACACCTCTTCTATCACAATTGACGGAAAAATTTTGCCGCTAAAAAGCGCCTACTTTCCGACACTAAGTCAGTTATCACCATACATTTTAACAGAGGAAGAAGCACAAATTATGCGGGATTTGCGCATTACTTTTCAAGAGAGTGAGAAGCTCCATAAACATATTAGATTTCTTTACAAAAAAGGTAGTATGTATCGCTGTTATAATCAAAACTTACTTTTTCATGGTTGTATTCCCCTTGACGAAAATGGTGATTTTGCCAATATTACATTTGATGGTAAAACCTATTTCGGCAAATCCTATATGGATTATGCTGATAAAAAAGCTCGCGAAGCGTATTTTGGCATAAAGCAACAAAAAAATCTAGACTTTATGTGGTATTTATGGTGCGGAAGCAAATCGCCTTTATCAGGAAGAAAAATAAAAACTTTTGAACGCGACATTGTCGATGACCCATTTTCATGGGCAGAACCAAAAAACCCTTACTATCACTACTCAAATTCAGAAAAAACCTGCGACATGATTCTAAAAGAATTTAATTTATCAACGAAGCGAGGGCATATTATCAACGGACATGTACCCGTAAAAGTTATCAATGGAGAAAATCCCGTCAGAGGAAATGGCAAAGCAATCGTAATCGATGGTGGTTTTTGCCGTGCTTATCAAAAAACAACGGGTATTGCCGGCTACACGTTAATTTACAATTCCTATGGTCTTAGACTGATGTCCCATCAACCTTTTAGCAATAGCCAAAAATCTTTAGAAAAAAATGAAGATATTGAATCAAAATCAAAAATTATTGAACAAATGCAAACGCGAATTATGGTCAATGATACAGATCTAGGCGAAGAAATCAAAATACAGCTTAGCGATTTAGAAGAGCTATTAAATGCTTATAAAACCGGCGTATTGACGCCCCAAGAATAA
- a CDS encoding NirD/YgiW/YdeI family stress tolerance protein, producing MKKFGLILLIMIFFSSAVVFANATDYIASNIAAVKSQRIDGQSVVLEGQIIGCHDDGKMAFRDKTGDISVEISDDAYDGRDIMNVPVQIYGQVCADFYTIKIYVVDIEFL from the coding sequence ATGAAAAAGTTTGGGTTGATTTTATTGATAATGATTTTTTTCTCGAGTGCAGTTGTTTTTGCAAATGCTACGGATTATATTGCCAGCAATATTGCAGCGGTTAAAAGTCAGAGAATTGATGGTCAGAGTGTTGTATTAGAAGGGCAGATTATTGGGTGTCATGACGATGGAAAGATGGCTTTTCGCGATAAGACAGGGGATATTTCCGTGGAGATCAGCGATGACGCTTACGATGGTCGTGATATAATGAATGTCCCAGTCCAAATTTATGGTCAAGTTTGTGCCGATTTTTATACAATTAAAATCTATGTTGTTGATATAGAATTTTTATAA
- a CDS encoding response regulator, whose translation MLLNSKLEVISELDKGSTFWVDVNFKVVDKNIEYVSKENTVQHIPDYKGKRVLIVEDNDLNAEIIGSVLGLTKATLDYAVNGQEACILFELSLYHYYDAVFMDIMMPIMDGYTATMYIRNLACPDAKSILIIALSANAFEDDKKRSLIVE comes from the coding sequence ATGTTACTGAATAGTAAGCTTGAAGTGATAAGTGAGTTAGATAAAGGCAGTACTTTTTGGGTTGATGTTAACTTCAAGGTTGTGGATAAAAATATAGAATATGTTAGCAAAGAAAATACAGTGCAACATATTCCGGATTATAAGGGAAAACGTGTTTTAATTGTTGAAGATAATGATTTGAATGCGGAGATTATAGGAAGCGTTTTAGGACTGACAAAAGCCACGCTTGACTATGCAGTAAATGGTCAAGAAGCTTGTATTTTATTTGAGTTGTCGCTGTATCATTACTATGATGCAGTTTTTATGGATATTATGATGCCTATTATGGATGGATATACAGCGACAATGTATATTAGAAATTTAGCATGCCCAGATGCAAAAAGTATTTTGATTATCGCATTGTCTGCTAACGCTTTTGAAGATGATAAGAAAAGATCGCTCATTGTGGAATGA
- a CDS encoding desulfoferrodoxin family protein: MSNELKIYKCSICGHVVEVLNNGTRPASAKTICCGKEMDLLAPNTVEASTEKHLPVATFVDENKLSVKVGSAEHPMIEAHYIEWISVVYGDTIQRVNLKPGQAPEATFCICGATNIDVYAYCNIHGLWKSNVAK; the protein is encoded by the coding sequence ATGTCTAATGAGTTAAAAATTTACAAATGTTCTATTTGCGGTCATGTTGTTGAAGTGCTAAATAACGGAACTCGCCCTGCATCAGCAAAAACAATCTGTTGCGGTAAAGAAATGGATTTATTAGCACCAAATACAGTAGAAGCATCTACTGAAAAGCACCTGCCTGTTGCAACCTTTGTTGACGAAAACAAACTTTCCGTTAAAGTTGGCAGTGCAGAACATCCGATGATTGAAGCGCATTATATTGAATGGATTAGCGTAGTGTACGGTGATACAATCCAGCGTGTAAATTTAAAACCAGGACAAGCTCCTGAAGCAACTTTCTGCATTTGCGGAGCAACAAATATAGATGTCTATGCTTATTGCAACATTCACGGATTATGGAAATCAAATGTAGCTAAATAA